Below is a genomic region from Telmatobacter sp. DSM 110680.
CGAAGACCCCACCTTCAAGGTGCGGACGGACGAAGATTCGGGACAGACGATCATCAGCGGTATGGGCGAATTGCACCTCGAAATTCTTGTCGACCGCATGAAGCGCGAGCACAAGGTCGAGGCGAACGTGGGCGAGCCGAAGGTTGCGTTCCGCGAGACGATCCGCAAGTCGGCCGAAGCTGAAGGCAAGTACATTCGTCAGACAGGCGGTTCGGGTAACTACGGGCATTGCAAGTTGCGCATCGAGCCCAACGAGCCGGGCAAGGGCTACGAGTTTATCAACGACATCAAGGGCGGCGTGGTTCCGAAGGAATACATCAAGCCCATCGATCAGGGCGTGCAGGGTGCGCTGGAATTGGGCATTCTGGCTGGCTATCCTATCGTGGACGTGAAGGTGCACCTGTATGACGGCAGCTATCACGAAGTCGACTCGAACGAAATGGCATTCAAATTTGCCGGTTCGATCGCCTTCAAGGAAGCCGCACGCAAGGCGCATCCGGTCCTTCTTGAGCCGGTGATGGCAGTCGAAGTCACGGTCCCCGAGGAGTTCATGGGCGTGATTATCGGCGACATCAACTCGCGTCGCGGAAGGATTGAAGGCATGGAGCACGCGGCAGGATCGCAGGTCATCAAGGCGATCGTTCCGCTGAAGGAAATGTTCGGCTACGTGAACGAGATTCGTTCCTCGACACAAGGCCGTGCGTCGTATTCAATGCAGTTCGCGCGCTACGAAGAGGCGCCACGCATGATCGCCGATGAAATTATCGGCCGTGCGCAGGGTAAGTAGCAGTCAAGTTTTGGGGCTGGAGCCGGAATGCCGGCGCCCCGGGGTGCAACAGGTTGTACAAGCCACTGAAAGGGAATTGGATTTCTTATGGCGAAGGAAAAGTTTGATCGTTCGAAGCCGCATGTGAACGTGGGAACGATTGGTCACATTGATCACGGCAAGACGACGTTGACGGCGGCGATCACGAAGGTATTGCAGAAGCACAACCCGAAGAACACGTTCCGTTCGTTTGACTCGATCGACAACGCCCCGGAAGAGCGGGAGCGCGGTATCACGATTGCGACGGCGCACGTGGAGTACGAGACCCCGAACCGGCACTACGCGCACGTTGACTGCCCCGGTCACGCCGACTACATCAAGAACATGATTACCGGCGCGGCGCAGATGGACGGCGCGATTCTGGTAGTCGCAGCGACCGACGGCCCGATGCCGCAGACCAAGGAGCACGTTCTGCTGGCTCGCCAGGTAGGCGTTCCCTGCATCGTGGTCTTCTTGAACAAGTGCGATGCGGTGGAAGACGAAGAGCTGACGGACCTGGTGGAGATGGAAGTTCGCGAACTGTTGTCGAAGTACCAGTTCCCGGGCGACGACGTTCCCGTGATCCGTGGATCGGCTCTCGGCGCCCTGAACGGCGAAGCCAAGTGGGAAGCCAAGATCGACGAGCTGATGGAAGCGGTCGACAAGTACGTTCCGCAGCCGGAGCGCGCGGTCAATCTGCCCTTCCTGATGCCGATCGAAGACATCTTCTCGATCTCGGGACGCGGCACGGTGGTGACCGGAAGAATCGAACGCGGCAAGGTGAAGGTGGGCGAGGATGTCGAGATTGTCGGCTTCCGCGAGACCCGCAAGTCGGTTTGCACGGGCGTGGAAATGTTCAAGAAGCAGCTGGACGAAGGCCTGGCGGGCGACAACGCCGGCATCCTGCTGCGCGGCATTCCCAAGGAAGACGTGGAGCGCGGCATGGTTCTGGCGAAGCCGGGATCGATCACGCCGCACACCAAGTTCAAGGGCACCGTGTACGTGCTGAGCAAGGAAGAGGGCGGCCGTCACACACCGTTCTTCAAGGGCTACAGGCCGCAGTTCTACTTCCGGACGACAGACGTGACGGGAGTGGCGGAACTGCCTGAAGGCACGGAGATGGTGAT
It encodes:
- the tuf gene encoding elongation factor Tu gives rise to the protein MAKEKFDRSKPHVNVGTIGHIDHGKTTLTAAITKVLQKHNPKNTFRSFDSIDNAPEERERGITIATAHVEYETPNRHYAHVDCPGHADYIKNMITGAAQMDGAILVVAATDGPMPQTKEHVLLARQVGVPCIVVFLNKCDAVEDEELTDLVEMEVRELLSKYQFPGDDVPVIRGSALGALNGEAKWEAKIDELMEAVDKYVPQPERAVNLPFLMPIEDIFSISGRGTVVTGRIERGKVKVGEDVEIVGFRETRKSVCTGVEMFKKQLDEGLAGDNAGILLRGIPKEDVERGMVLAKPGSITPHTKFKGTVYVLSKEEGGRHTPFFKGYRPQFYFRTTDVTGVAELPEGTEMVMPGDNVELVIELITPVAMEKGLRFAIREGGRTVGAGAIAEIIK